The Equus asinus isolate D_3611 breed Donkey chromosome 4, EquAss-T2T_v2, whole genome shotgun sequence genome has a segment encoding these proteins:
- the ELFN2 gene encoding protein phosphatase 1 regulatory subunit 29 yields MLRLGLCAAALLCVCRPGAVRADCWLIEGDKGYVWLAICSQNQPPYETIPQHINSTVHDLRLNENKLKAVLYSSLNRFGNLTDLNLTKNEISYIEDGAFLGQSSLQVLQLGYNKLSNLTEGMLRGMGRLQFLFVQHNLIELVTPAAFSECPSLISIDLSSNRLSRLDGATFASLASLMVCELAGNPFNCECDLFGFLAWLVVFNNVTKNYDRLQCESPREFAGYPLLVPRPYHSLNAITVLQAKCRNGSLPARPASHPTPYSTDAQREPDENSGFNPDEILSVEPPASSTTDASAGPAIKLHHVTFTSATLVVIIPHPYSKMYVLVQYNNSYFSDVMTLKNKKEIVTLDKLRAHTEYTFCVTSLRNSRRFNHTCLTFTTRDPVPGDLAPSTSTTTHYIMTILGCLFGMVIVLGAVYYCLRKRRMQEEKQKSVKVKKTILEMRYGADVDAGSVVHAAQKLGEPPVLPVSRMSSIPSMIGEKLPTSKGLEAGLDTPKVATKGNYIEVRTGAGGDGLARPEDDLPDLENGQGSAAEISTIAKEVDKVNQIINNCIDALKLDSASFLGGGSGGGDPELAFECQSLPAAAAASSAAAPGALERPSFLSPPYKESSHHPLQRQLSADAAVARKTCSVSSSGSIKSAKVFSLDVPDHPATAGLAKGDSKYIEKGSPLNSPLDRLPLVPAGGSGGGGGGVHHLEVKPAYHCSEHRHSFPALYYEEGADSLSQRVSFLKPLTRSKRDSTYSQLSPRHYYSGYSSSPEYSSESTHKIWERFRPYKKHAREEVYMAAGHALRKKVQFAKDEDLHDILDYWKGVSAQQKL; encoded by the coding sequence ATGCTGCGCCTGGGGCTGTGCGCGGCCGCGCTGCTGTGTGTGTGCCGGCCGGGCGCCGTGCGCGCCGACTGCTGGCTCATCGAGGGCGACAAGGGGTACGTGTGGCTGGCCATCTGCAGCCAGAACCAGCCGCCCTACGAGACCATCCCGCAGCATATCAACAGCACCGTGCACGACCTGCGCCTCAACGAGAACAAGCTCAAGGCCGTGCTCTACTCCTCGCTCAACCGCTTCGGGAACCTCACCGACCTCAACCTCACCAAGAACGAGATCTCCTACATCGAGGACGGCGCCTTCCTGGGCCAGTCGAGCCTGCAGGTGCTGCAGCTGGGCTACAACAAGCTCAGCAACCTGACGGAGGGCATGCTGCGCGGCATGGGGCGCCTGCAGTTCCTCTTCGTGCAGCACAACCTCATCGAGCTGGTGACGCCCGCCGCCTTCTCCGAGTGCCCCAGCCTCATCAGCATCGACCTGTCCTCCAACCGCCTCAGCCGCCTCGACGGCGCCACCTTCGCCAGCCTGGCCAGCCTCATGGTGTGCGAGCTGGCGGGCAACCCCTTCAACTGCGAGTGCGACCTCTTCGGTTTCCTCGCCTGGCTCGTCGTCTTCAACAACGTCACCAAGAACTATGACCGCCTGCAGTGCGAGTCGCCGCGGGAGTTCGCCGGCTACCCGCTGCTCGTGCCGAGGCCCTACCACAGCCTCAACGCCATCACCGTGCTCCAGGCCAAGTGTCGCAACGGCTCGCTGCCCGCGCGGCCCGCCAGCCACCCCACGCCCTACTCCACCGACGCCCAGAGGGAGCCCGACGAGAACTCGGGCTTCAACCCCGACGAGATCCTGTCGGTGGAGCCGCCGGCCTCGTCCACCACGGATGCCTCGGCAGGGCCCGCCATCAAGCTGCACCACGTCACCTTCACCTCGGCCACCCTGGTGGTCATCATCCCGCACCCCTACAGTAAGATGTACGTCCTGGTCCAGTACAACAACAGCTACTTCTCCGACGTCATGACGCTCAAGAACAAGAAGGAGATCGTCACGCTCGACAAGCTGCGGGCGCACACCGAGTACACCTTCTGTGTCACCTCCCTGCGCAACAGCCGCCGCTTCAACCACACCTGCCTGACCTTCACCACGCGGGACCCGGTCCCCGGCGATCTGGCGCCCAGCACGTCCACCACCACCCACTACATCATGACCATCCTGGGCTGCCTCTTCGGCATGGTCATCGTGCTGGGAGCCGTCTACTACTGCCTGCGCAAGCGGCGCAtgcaggaggagaagcagaagtCCGTCAAGGTCAAGAAGACCATCCTGGAGATGCGCTACGGGGCCGACGTGGATGCCGGCTCCGTCGTCCACGCCGCCCAGAAGCTGGGCGAGCCCCCCGTGCTGCCCGTGTCCCGAATGTCCTCCATCCCCTCCATGATCGGGGAGAAGCTGCCCACCTCCAAGGGGCTGGAGGCCGGGCTGGACACGCCCAAGGTGGCCACCAAGGGCAACTATATCGAGGTGCGCACGGGCGCGGGAGGGGATGGCCTGGCCCGGCCTGAGGACGACCTCCCGGACCTGGAGAACGGCCAGGGCTCAGCCGCTGAGATCTCCACCATCGCCAAGGAGGTGGACAAGGTCAACCAGATCATTAACAATTGCATTGATGCTCTCAAGCTGGACTCGGCCTCCTTCCTTGGGGGTGGCAGCGGTGGCGGGGACCCTGAGCTGGCCTTCGAGTGCCAGTCCCTCCCCGCGGCCGCCGCGGCCTCCTCGGCTGCCGCCCCTGGGGCGCTGGAGCGGCCCAGCTTCCTCTCACCCCCTTACAAGGAGAGCTCCCACCACCCGCTCCAGCGCCAGCTCAGTGCCGATGCCGCCGTGGCCCGCAAGACCTGCAGCGTCTCGTCCAGCGGCTCCATCAAGAGCGCCAAGGTCTTCAGCCTGGACGTGCCTGACCACCCGGCCACCGCGGGGCTGGCCAAGGGCGACTCCAAATACATCGAGAAGGGCAGCCCTCTCAACAGCCCGCTGGACCGGCTCCCGCTGGTGCCCGCGGGCGGCAgcgggggcggcgggggtggTGTGCATCACTTGGAGGTGAAGCCGGCCTACCATTGCAGCGAGCACCGGCACAGCTTCCCGGCCCTGTACTACGAGGAGGGCGCCGACAGCCTGAGCCAGCGTGTGTCCTTCCTCAAGCCGCTGACCCGCTCCAAGCGGGACTCCACCTACTCGCAGCTCTCGCCCAGACACTACTACTCGGGGTACTCCTCCAGCCCGGAGTACTCCTCTGAGAGCACGCACAAGATCTGGGAGCGCTTCCGGCCCTACAAGAAGCACGCCCGGGAGGAGGTGTACATGGCCGCGGGCCACGCCCTGCGCAAGAAGGTCCAGTTCGCCAAGGACGAGGATCTGCACGACATCCTCGATTACTGGAAGGGGGTCTCGGCCCAGCAGAAGCTGTGA